A single Xylanimonas cellulosilytica DSM 15894 DNA region contains:
- a CDS encoding lytic polysaccharide monooxygenase, with amino-acid sequence MRRLAASLAVAVLTAVGIVAVGQPAAAHGAEVFPGSRQYLCWVDGQSASGALDPSNPACASALAVSGSGAYYNWFGNLDSNGAGRTEGYIPDGTICSGGDRGPYDFSAFNAPRTDWPTTHLTAGATYEFQHNNWAQHPGRFDVYVTRAGFDPTKPLGWSDLELIDSVTNPPDTGGPGSDNYYYWDVTLPADRTGRHIVFTHWVRSDSTENFYSCSDVAFDGGNGEVTGIGDGGSVPVDPPVDPPVDPPAACPDDAPGTPLGGVTATAITATKAHIMWGAGTTGCVTGYDVIDAATGDVLASTDGIPMIDVTGLQPGTTYELAVQARNDNTGAVSDPTDTVTFTTLAEDAGPGDDAACTATFSAVSSWSGGYQGEIVVTAGDAGVDGWHVVADGITTSNVWGGEIAGGVVTPAAWNATLGAGQSTTVGFVGTGVAPADGELVCS; translated from the coding sequence ATGCGAAGACTCGCGGCATCCCTCGCAGTCGCCGTGCTCACCGCCGTCGGCATCGTCGCCGTCGGACAGCCCGCCGCCGCTCACGGGGCGGAGGTGTTCCCCGGCTCCCGGCAGTACCTGTGCTGGGTGGACGGCCAGAGCGCGAGCGGAGCGCTCGACCCGTCGAACCCCGCGTGCGCCAGCGCGCTCGCCGTGAGCGGCTCGGGCGCCTACTACAACTGGTTCGGGAACCTCGACTCGAACGGCGCCGGCCGCACAGAGGGGTACATCCCGGACGGCACCATCTGTTCCGGCGGCGACCGCGGACCGTACGACTTCTCCGCGTTCAACGCGCCGCGGACCGACTGGCCCACCACCCACCTCACCGCGGGCGCGACGTACGAGTTCCAGCACAACAACTGGGCCCAGCACCCCGGCCGGTTCGACGTCTACGTGACCCGCGCGGGTTTCGACCCGACCAAGCCGCTCGGGTGGTCCGACCTCGAGCTGATCGACTCGGTCACGAACCCGCCGGACACCGGCGGCCCGGGCAGCGACAACTACTACTACTGGGACGTCACCCTGCCCGCCGACCGGACGGGCCGGCACATCGTCTTCACGCACTGGGTGCGCTCGGACAGCACCGAGAACTTCTACAGCTGCTCCGATGTGGCGTTCGACGGCGGCAACGGCGAGGTGACCGGCATCGGCGACGGCGGTTCCGTCCCGGTGGACCCGCCCGTCGACCCGCCCGTGGACCCGCCCGCGGCGTGCCCGGACGACGCGCCCGGGACGCCGCTCGGCGGCGTCACGGCCACCGCGATCACCGCCACCAAGGCCCACATCATGTGGGGCGCGGGGACGACGGGCTGCGTCACCGGGTACGACGTGATCGATGCGGCCACGGGTGACGTCCTGGCGTCCACCGACGGCATACCGATGATCGACGTGACCGGCCTGCAACCCGGGACCACGTACGAGCTCGCGGTCCAGGCCCGCAACGACAACACGGGCGCGGTGTCCGACCCCACGGACACGGTGACCTTCACGACGCTCGCCGAGGACGCCGGACCCGGCGACGACGCCGCATGCACCGCCACGTTCTCCGCGGTCAGCTCGTGGTCCGGCGGCTACCAGGGCGAGATCGTGGTCACGGCGGGAGACGCCGGCGTCGACGGCTGGCACGTCGTGGCTGACGGCATCACCACGTCGAACGTCTGGGGCGGCGAGATCGCCGGCGGCGTCGTCACTCCCGCCGCGTGGAACGCCACGCTCGGCGCGGGACAGAGCACCACGGTGGGCTTCGTCGGCACCGGGGTGGCGCCGGCAGACGGCGAGCTCGTGTGTTCCTGA
- a CDS encoding substrate-binding domain-containing protein, whose protein sequence is MSRPRPRARALVALCVVLPLALVGACSLPDGAGPGAAGPAEPVDVDDLTFAVITHAGAGDEFWDRVQSGARQAGADYDVTVQYTSAADPGSQSLLIDQAVASNVDGIVVSMANPDGLETSVRQAVAAGIPVVSINSGLDDWQRLGAITHIGQSESIAGRAAGARLAEEGATNALCVIHEAGNVGLQQRCAAAAEAMGGRMRNLQVDVSNATAVAATITASLQQDPTIDAVLTLQGAVAVQAVQAAREAGSAAAIATFDLSTDVVEAVIHGRIAFAVDQQPFVQGYLGVTALYLRALNGNDVGGGEPVYSGPAFVTQENAEQVLRFAARGTR, encoded by the coding sequence ATGTCTCGCCCGCGACCGAGGGCGCGCGCCCTCGTCGCGCTCTGTGTGGTCCTGCCCCTCGCTCTGGTCGGCGCCTGCAGCCTGCCCGACGGCGCAGGGCCGGGTGCCGCCGGCCCCGCGGAGCCGGTCGACGTCGACGACCTGACCTTCGCGGTGATCACGCACGCCGGCGCGGGTGACGAGTTCTGGGACCGGGTGCAGTCCGGTGCGCGGCAGGCGGGCGCGGACTACGACGTCACCGTGCAGTACACCTCCGCCGCCGACCCCGGCAGCCAGTCGCTGCTCATCGACCAGGCGGTCGCCTCGAACGTCGACGGCATCGTCGTCTCGATGGCTAACCCGGACGGGCTGGAGACGAGCGTGCGGCAGGCGGTCGCGGCGGGCATCCCCGTGGTGAGCATCAACTCGGGCCTGGACGACTGGCAGCGGCTCGGGGCCATCACGCACATCGGGCAGAGCGAGTCGATCGCCGGCCGGGCGGCGGGTGCGCGCCTGGCCGAGGAGGGCGCCACCAACGCGCTCTGCGTGATCCACGAGGCGGGCAACGTCGGGCTCCAGCAGCGGTGCGCGGCGGCCGCGGAGGCGATGGGCGGGCGGATGCGCAACCTGCAGGTCGACGTCTCGAACGCCACCGCGGTCGCCGCCACGATCACCGCGAGCCTGCAGCAGGACCCGACGATCGACGCCGTGCTGACGCTCCAGGGCGCGGTGGCCGTCCAGGCGGTGCAGGCGGCGCGCGAGGCGGGCAGCGCCGCGGCGATCGCCACCTTCGACCTGTCCACCGACGTCGTCGAGGCCGTGATCCACGGGCGGATCGCGTTCGCCGTCGACCAGCAGCCGTTCGTCCAGGGGTATCTCGGCGTGACCGCCCTGTACCTGCGCGCGCTCAACGGCAACGACGTCGGCGGCGGCGAGCCCGTCTACTCGGGGCCCGCGTTCGTCACCCAGGAGAACGCCGAGCAGGTGCTCCGCTTCGCCGCGAGGGGGACGCGATGA
- a CDS encoding ABC transporter permease: protein MSVVAPGPAGDERVAPTSPLTRLLRRPAVSAAIAALVIMAFFSAITPTFSSPAGIATWLESAAIIGIMAVPVGLLMTAGEFDLSAGVMVGFSGLVTGVLTTHYGIDVWLAMGSAAIVCVAVGVLNGLLVTRTRLPSFIVTLGTFFVLQGVNLAVLKLIIGQVSIQGMAAVPGFRDVQWLLASRTDLFGMQVQASVWWWLLVVAVGTWVLTRTRYGNWIFAVGGAFESAREVGVPVKRTKVALFAATALCGWLVGQIMLFRFGTAQSSTGVGQELIYIICAVVGGCVMTGGVGSAIGPALGALIYGMANLGIVYAGWDNNWLKAFLGVMLLLAVLLNNFIRERAEGLR, encoded by the coding sequence ATGAGCGTGGTCGCACCAGGTCCGGCCGGGGACGAGCGGGTGGCCCCGACCTCCCCGCTGACCCGGCTGCTGCGCCGCCCCGCCGTGAGCGCGGCGATCGCGGCCCTGGTCATCATGGCGTTCTTCTCGGCGATCACCCCGACCTTCTCCTCCCCCGCCGGCATCGCGACGTGGCTCGAGTCGGCCGCGATCATCGGCATCATGGCGGTGCCCGTCGGGCTGCTCATGACGGCCGGCGAGTTCGACCTGTCGGCCGGCGTCATGGTGGGCTTCTCGGGCCTGGTCACCGGCGTCCTGACCACCCACTACGGCATCGACGTGTGGCTGGCGATGGGATCCGCGGCGATCGTCTGCGTCGCCGTCGGCGTGCTCAACGGGCTGCTCGTGACCCGCACCCGGCTGCCGAGCTTCATCGTCACGCTCGGCACGTTCTTCGTCCTGCAGGGCGTCAACCTGGCCGTGCTCAAGCTGATCATCGGGCAGGTGTCGATCCAGGGCATGGCGGCGGTGCCCGGCTTCCGGGACGTGCAGTGGCTGCTGGCGTCGCGCACGGACCTGTTCGGGATGCAGGTCCAGGCGTCGGTGTGGTGGTGGCTGCTCGTCGTCGCCGTCGGCACCTGGGTGCTCACGCGCACCCGCTACGGCAACTGGATCTTCGCCGTGGGCGGCGCGTTCGAGTCGGCCCGTGAGGTGGGCGTCCCCGTCAAGCGCACCAAGGTGGCCCTGTTCGCGGCGACGGCGCTGTGCGGGTGGCTCGTCGGGCAGATCATGCTGTTCCGCTTCGGCACCGCGCAGAGCTCCACCGGCGTCGGGCAGGAGCTGATCTACATCATCTGTGCCGTCGTCGGCGGGTGCGTGATGACGGGCGGTGTCGGGTCGGCGATCGGGCCGGCGCTCGGCGCACTCATCTACGGGATGGCCAACCTCGGCATCGTCTATGCCGGGTGGGACAACAACTGGCTCAAGGCGTTCCTGGGCGTGATGCTGCTGCTCGCCGTGCTGCTCAACAACTTCATCCGCGAGCGAGCGGAGGGACTGCGATGA
- a CDS encoding ATP-binding cassette domain-containing protein, translating into MTALIEARGLGKRYGNVVALADVSTRVDAGKVTCILGDNGAGKSTLIKILAGAQTHDDGELVVAGEPVTFQRPKDALDRGIATVYQSLAVVPMMPVWRNFFLGSELTKGSGPLRRLAVREMKEVTRSDLASMGIDLRDVDQPIGTLSGGERQCVAIARAVHFGARVLILDEPTAALGVKQSGVVLRYVAAARDRGLGVVLITHNPHHAALVGDRFLLLRRGRAIAGYERGEVTAAELTALMAGGSELEDLSHELGTAL; encoded by the coding sequence ATGACCGCGCTCATCGAGGCGCGTGGCCTGGGCAAGCGCTACGGCAACGTCGTCGCGCTGGCGGACGTGTCCACGCGGGTCGACGCCGGGAAGGTCACCTGCATCCTCGGCGACAACGGGGCCGGCAAGTCCACGCTCATCAAGATCCTCGCCGGCGCGCAGACGCACGACGACGGCGAGCTCGTCGTCGCGGGCGAGCCCGTGACCTTCCAGCGCCCCAAGGACGCCCTCGACCGCGGCATCGCGACGGTGTACCAGTCGCTCGCCGTCGTGCCGATGATGCCGGTGTGGCGCAACTTCTTCCTCGGCTCGGAGCTCACGAAGGGCAGCGGGCCGCTGCGACGCCTCGCGGTACGCGAGATGAAGGAGGTCACGCGGTCGGACCTGGCGAGCATGGGCATCGACCTGCGCGACGTCGACCAGCCCATCGGCACGCTGTCCGGTGGGGAGCGCCAGTGCGTCGCCATCGCGCGGGCCGTGCACTTCGGCGCGAGGGTGCTCATCCTCGACGAGCCGACGGCGGCGCTCGGCGTCAAGCAGTCGGGCGTCGTGCTGCGCTACGTCGCCGCCGCGCGGGACCGCGGCCTCGGCGTCGTCCTCATCACGCACAACCCGCACCACGCCGCCCTCGTGGGCGACCGGTTCCTGCTGCTGCGCCGTGGGCGCGCCATCGCGGGCTACGAGCGGGGCGAGGTCACCGCGGCGGAGCTGACCGCGCTCATGGCGGGCGGCAGCGAGCTCGAGGATCTCTCGCACGAGCTCGGGACGGCGCTGTAG
- a CDS encoding SigE family RNA polymerase sigma factor gives MTPATLTPDEEFAAFMVEASPRLAHTAWLLTGDEHLAEELVQEALTRTFLAWNKVRTRDPHAYARRVLVGRRTNDRVKRDREPSYALPALPDDATEGGERAVIERDRLVRALATLTPRQRRIVVLRHLVGLSEQEVAHDLGVSLGTIKSTASRGLAQLRQVLESADDAPPQPGTERSGTER, from the coding sequence GTGACCCCAGCGACGCTCACCCCCGACGAGGAGTTCGCCGCCTTCATGGTCGAGGCCTCGCCGCGGCTCGCGCACACCGCGTGGCTCCTCACCGGTGACGAGCACCTCGCCGAGGAGCTCGTCCAGGAAGCCCTGACCCGCACCTTCCTCGCCTGGAACAAGGTGCGCACGCGCGACCCGCACGCCTACGCCCGCCGCGTGCTGGTCGGACGCCGCACGAACGACCGGGTCAAGCGCGACCGCGAACCGTCCTATGCGCTCCCGGCGCTGCCCGACGACGCGACCGAGGGCGGCGAGCGCGCCGTCATCGAGCGCGACCGCCTGGTGCGCGCGCTGGCGACCCTCACCCCGCGGCAGCGACGCATCGTCGTGCTGCGTCACCTCGTCGGGCTGAGCGAGCAGGAGGTCGCGCACGACCTCGGTGTCTCGCTCGGCACCATCAAGTCGACCGCGTCCCGCGGCCTCGCCCAGCTCCGCCAGGTGCTCGAGTCCGCCGACGACGCCCCACCCCAGCCCGGTACCGAACGATCCGGCACGGAGAGATAA
- a CDS encoding GntR family transcriptional regulator: MSVIEAVPRASERAYRTLRDEIVRWELRPGDALAEIDLAARLGMSRTPVREALARLVADGLAVAVGGRGLAVAPMDLARVRALYEVRQALEAQAARLAARRGDPAVFAALAAELAAAPSEPAAYYDLVARLDAAIDAAAANDYLTAALTGVRTHLERIRRIAQDDPARLAAAAVEHRTIAAAIAAGDADLAAHATHVHLHHSLDNVVRTGGPAA; this comes from the coding sequence ATGAGCGTCATCGAGGCCGTTCCACGCGCCAGCGAGCGGGCGTACCGCACGCTGCGTGACGAGATCGTGCGCTGGGAGCTGCGTCCCGGCGACGCGCTCGCGGAGATCGACCTCGCCGCGCGGCTCGGCATGTCCCGCACCCCCGTCCGCGAGGCGCTCGCCCGCCTCGTCGCGGACGGGCTCGCCGTCGCCGTCGGCGGGCGCGGTCTCGCCGTCGCACCGATGGACCTCGCCCGCGTGCGCGCCCTCTACGAGGTGCGGCAGGCCCTCGAGGCGCAGGCCGCCCGCCTCGCCGCACGACGCGGCGACCCGGCCGTGTTCGCGGCCCTCGCCGCCGAGCTCGCCGCGGCACCCAGCGAGCCGGCCGCCTACTACGACCTGGTCGCCCGGCTCGACGCGGCGATCGACGCCGCCGCCGCCAACGACTACCTCACGGCCGCGCTGACCGGCGTGCGCACCCACCTCGAACGCATCCGCCGGATCGCGCAGGACGACCCCGCCCGGCTCGCCGCGGCCGCCGTCGAGCACCGGACCATCGCCGCCGCGATCGCCGCCGGTGACGCCGACCTCGCCGCGCACGCCACGCACGTGCACCTGCACCACAGCCTCGACAACGTCGTCAGGACCGGAGGTCCCGCCGCATGA
- a CDS encoding MmgE/PrpD family protein yields the protein MITHHVRVHRSDEPLPRERQLAWRIAEVAAERVEPTPDVVDMVVNRVIDNAAVATASLGRAPVLAARAQAEAHAPSSGGDGATVFGSPHRTSPEWAAWANGVAVRELDYHDTFLAAEYSHPGDNIPPLVAVAQHVGASGAELVRGIVTGYEIQVDLAKAISLHAHKIDHVAHLGPSAAAGLGTLLGLDAGTIAQAVAQALHTTTATRQSRKGEISTWKAYAPAFAGKAAIEAVDRAMRGQTSPSPVYEGEDGVIAWLLDGPSGAYDVALPARGEPRTAILDTYTKEHSAEYQAQAWIDLARRLGRERPELRDPANVERIVLHTSHHTHHVIGSGAGDPQKYDPGASRETLDHSIPYIVAVALQDGAWHHVASYEPSRAARPDTVALWRKVTTAEDPEWTRRYHASDPAEKAFGGRAEIVLTSGETVTAEIAVADAHPLGARPFARADYVRKFRTLADGVLADAEVERFLDVASRLPDLRPDELAGLTVTPLVDPAASVPATRGIF from the coding sequence ATGATCACCCACCACGTCCGCGTGCACCGCAGCGACGAGCCGCTCCCCCGCGAACGCCAGCTCGCCTGGCGGATCGCCGAGGTCGCCGCCGAGCGCGTCGAGCCGACCCCCGACGTCGTCGACATGGTGGTCAACCGGGTCATCGACAACGCGGCGGTCGCGACGGCGAGCCTGGGTCGTGCGCCCGTGCTGGCCGCGCGCGCCCAGGCGGAGGCGCACGCCCCGTCGTCGGGCGGGGACGGGGCCACCGTGTTCGGGTCGCCGCACCGCACCAGCCCCGAGTGGGCCGCCTGGGCCAACGGGGTCGCCGTGCGCGAGCTCGACTACCACGACACCTTCCTGGCCGCCGAGTACTCGCACCCGGGTGACAACATCCCGCCGCTGGTCGCCGTCGCCCAGCACGTCGGGGCGTCGGGGGCCGAGCTCGTGCGCGGCATCGTGACCGGGTACGAGATCCAGGTCGACCTGGCCAAGGCCATCTCGCTGCACGCGCACAAGATCGACCACGTCGCCCACCTGGGGCCGTCGGCCGCCGCCGGTCTGGGCACGCTGCTCGGCCTCGACGCCGGCACCATCGCGCAGGCCGTGGCACAGGCGCTGCACACGACGACGGCGACCCGGCAGTCGCGCAAGGGCGAGATCTCCACCTGGAAGGCGTACGCGCCGGCCTTCGCGGGCAAGGCGGCCATCGAGGCGGTCGACCGGGCGATGCGCGGGCAGACCAGCCCGTCGCCCGTCTACGAGGGCGAGGACGGCGTCATCGCGTGGCTGCTGGACGGGCCCTCCGGTGCGTACGACGTCGCCCTCCCTGCGCGGGGCGAGCCCCGCACGGCGATCCTCGACACCTACACCAAGGAGCACTCGGCCGAGTACCAGGCGCAGGCATGGATCGACCTCGCGCGACGCCTCGGCCGCGAGCGCCCCGAGCTGCGCGACCCGGCGAACGTCGAGCGGATCGTGCTGCACACGAGCCACCACACGCACCACGTGATCGGCTCGGGTGCGGGGGACCCGCAGAAGTACGACCCGGGCGCCTCGCGGGAGACGCTCGACCACTCGATCCCGTACATCGTGGCGGTGGCGCTGCAGGACGGTGCGTGGCACCACGTCGCCTCGTACGAGCCGTCGCGTGCGGCCCGCCCCGACACGGTGGCCCTCTGGCGGAAGGTCACGACGGCGGAGGACCCGGAGTGGACGCGCCGCTACCACGCGAGCGACCCGGCCGAGAAGGCGTTCGGGGGGCGTGCGGAGATCGTGCTGACCAGCGGCGAGACGGTGACGGCCGAGATCGCCGTCGCCGACGCGCACCCGCTGGGCGCCCGCCCGTTCGCCCGCGCGGACTACGTGCGCAAGTTCCGCACCCTGGCCGACGGGGTGCTCGCGGACGCCGAGGTCGAGCGCTTCCTCGACGTCGCGTCACGGCTGCCGGACCTGCGCCCGGACGAGCTGGCCGGGCTCACCGTCACCCCGCTCGTCGACCCCGCGGCGAGCGTCCCCGCCACCCGCGGGATCTTCTGA
- the prpB gene encoding methylisocitrate lyase, giving the protein MLYSTATPSAKRRALRERLRSGDLLELPGAFNPLAARLIQDKGFDGVYVSGAVVAADLGLPDVGLTTLTEVAARAGQVARMTDLPTLVDADTGFGEAMNVARTVQALEDAGVAGLHVEDQVNPKRCGHLDGKQVVDDVVALQRVRAAVDARRDADLLIMARTDARGVLGLDAALDRARALVDAGADAVFPEALTGLGEYERFASALGVPVLANMTEFGKTELFTRDQLRDAGVAVVIYPVSLLRVAMGATERALDALRAEGSLASQVPGMQTRARLYELLDYAGYTGFDDGVARAAGSPPGGLS; this is encoded by the coding sequence ATGCTGTACTCCACGGCGACGCCGTCGGCCAAGCGGCGCGCGCTGCGCGAGCGCCTGCGCTCGGGCGACCTGCTGGAGCTCCCGGGGGCGTTCAACCCGCTCGCCGCGCGCCTGATCCAGGACAAGGGGTTCGACGGCGTGTACGTGTCGGGCGCCGTCGTCGCCGCCGACCTGGGCCTTCCCGACGTCGGGCTGACGACGCTGACCGAGGTGGCCGCGCGGGCCGGGCAGGTCGCACGGATGACGGACCTGCCCACGCTGGTGGACGCCGACACCGGGTTCGGGGAGGCGATGAACGTCGCCCGCACCGTGCAGGCGCTCGAGGACGCGGGCGTCGCCGGCCTGCACGTCGAGGACCAGGTCAACCCCAAGCGGTGCGGGCACCTGGATGGCAAGCAGGTGGTGGACGACGTCGTCGCGCTGCAGCGGGTGCGCGCTGCGGTCGACGCCCGGCGGGACGCCGACCTGCTGATCATGGCCCGCACGGACGCGCGCGGCGTGCTCGGGCTCGATGCCGCGCTCGACCGGGCCCGCGCGCTCGTGGACGCGGGCGCCGACGCCGTCTTCCCCGAGGCGCTGACCGGCCTGGGCGAGTACGAGCGGTTCGCGAGCGCGCTGGGCGTGCCGGTGCTGGCGAACATGACCGAGTTCGGCAAGACCGAGCTGTTCACCCGCGACCAGCTCCGCGACGCCGGCGTCGCCGTCGTCATCTACCCCGTCTCGCTGCTGCGCGTCGCGATGGGCGCCACGGAGCGGGCCCTGGACGCCTTGCGGGCCGAGGGCTCGCTGGCGTCCCAGGTGCCGGGCATGCAGACCCGCGCGAGGCTGTACGAGCTGCTGGACTACGCCGGGTACACCGGCTTCGACGACGGAGTCGCCCGCGCCGCCGGGTCGCCTCCAGGAGGGCTGTCATGA
- a CDS encoding bifunctional 2-methylcitrate synthase/citrate synthase, translating to MTEHEIHRGLAGIYADSTAISRVDPDSNSLLYRGYPVQQLADTQPFEAVALLLWNGELPTQDELEWLRVNGRPHRPLRDDVRAALDALPPGAHPMDEIRTAVSVIGAREGEGESLHEGGPTREENVARSLRLFAALPAIVAYGQRRRHGLTPVPPREDLTYAQNFLWMTHGELPDPVVVDAFNRSMILYAEHTFNASTFTARVIASTLSDLHSAVVGAIGALKGPLHGGANEMVMHTFDEIGTADAVGPWLDQALAAHRKIMGFGHRVYKHGDSRVPTMRAALGTLVEHYDRPDLLALYEALEREFVERKGIYPNLDFPSGPAYHLMGFDTPTFTPLFVAARVIGWTAHILEQQEHNALIRPLAAYTGAPERQVPGWSAP from the coding sequence ATGACCGAGCACGAGATCCATCGAGGGCTGGCCGGCATCTATGCCGACAGCACCGCCATCAGCCGTGTGGACCCCGACTCCAACTCGCTGCTCTACCGCGGGTACCCCGTGCAGCAGCTCGCGGACACCCAGCCGTTCGAGGCCGTCGCGCTGCTGCTGTGGAACGGCGAGCTGCCCACGCAGGACGAGCTGGAGTGGTTGCGCGTCAACGGCCGCCCGCACCGGCCGCTGCGCGACGACGTCCGCGCCGCCCTCGACGCCCTCCCACCGGGGGCGCACCCCATGGACGAGATCCGCACCGCCGTCAGCGTCATCGGCGCCCGCGAGGGCGAGGGCGAGTCGCTCCACGAGGGTGGTCCGACCCGCGAGGAGAACGTGGCCCGCAGCCTGCGGCTGTTCGCGGCCCTGCCCGCGATCGTCGCCTACGGGCAGCGGCGCCGGCACGGGCTGACCCCGGTGCCGCCGCGCGAGGACCTCACCTACGCGCAGAACTTCCTGTGGATGACGCACGGCGAGCTGCCCGACCCGGTGGTGGTCGACGCGTTCAACCGGTCGATGATCCTGTACGCCGAGCACACCTTCAACGCCTCGACGTTCACCGCGCGCGTCATCGCCTCGACCCTCAGCGACCTGCACTCGGCCGTCGTCGGCGCGATCGGCGCGCTCAAAGGGCCCCTGCACGGCGGCGCCAACGAGATGGTCATGCACACGTTCGACGAGATCGGCACCGCCGACGCCGTCGGCCCCTGGCTGGACCAGGCGCTCGCGGCGCACCGCAAGATCATGGGGTTCGGGCACCGCGTCTACAAGCACGGCGACTCGCGCGTGCCGACCATGCGGGCCGCGCTCGGCACCCTGGTCGAGCACTACGACCGCCCCGACCTGCTCGCGCTGTACGAGGCGCTGGAGCGCGAGTTCGTCGAGCGCAAGGGCATCTACCCCAACCTCGACTTCCCATCCGGGCCCGCCTACCACCTCATGGGCTTCGACACCCCGACCTTCACCCCGCTGTTCGTGGCGGCGCGCGTGATCGGCTGGACCGCGCACATCCTCGAGCAGCAGGAGCACAACGCCCTGATCCGCCCGCTGGCCGCGTACACCGGGGCGCCGGAGCGTCAGGTTCCGGGATGGTCGGCGCCGTAG
- a CDS encoding CYTH domain-containing protein: MTDETPAYADFEFERRFLVRELPATLRDTPALIVQSYFLSDGGFALRVRVQASGVEARLSASSDAREVLARHTGQFDFAAVTVKGPSVGGTRYEAERQIEPSVGVELVRRGGAQILKTRYAAWLGADGWVIDEFGGTNHPLLVAECERSGPVTDLQIPDFCVTELTDDRRFSNESLAVDPYSHWSAAFARELTENGPQFRQDFGDNSSLPV, translated from the coding sequence ATGACCGACGAGACCCCGGCCTACGCGGACTTCGAGTTCGAGCGCCGGTTCCTGGTGCGCGAGCTGCCCGCCACGCTGCGTGACACCCCCGCGCTCATCGTGCAGAGCTACTTCCTGTCCGACGGCGGGTTCGCCCTGCGGGTCCGCGTCCAGGCCTCCGGCGTCGAGGCGCGGCTGTCGGCGTCGTCGGACGCCCGTGAGGTGCTGGCACGGCACACGGGCCAGTTCGACTTCGCGGCGGTGACCGTCAAGGGACCGAGCGTCGGCGGCACCCGGTACGAGGCCGAGCGGCAGATCGAACCGAGCGTCGGCGTCGAGCTGGTGCGGCGTGGCGGCGCGCAGATCCTCAAGACGCGCTACGCGGCCTGGCTCGGCGCGGACGGCTGGGTGATCGACGAGTTCGGCGGCACCAACCACCCGCTGCTCGTCGCCGAGTGCGAGCGGTCCGGCCCGGTCACCGACCTGCAGATCCCCGACTTCTGCGTCACGGAGCTCACGGACGACCGGCGGTTCTCCAACGAGTCGCTCGCCGTGGACCCGTACTCGCACTGGTCGGCCGCGTTCGCCAGGGAGCTCACCGAGAACGGCCCGCAGTTCCGGCAGGACTTCGGGGACAACAGCTCGCTGCCCGTGTAG